A single genomic interval of Oncorhynchus mykiss isolate Arlee chromosome 13, USDA_OmykA_1.1, whole genome shotgun sequence harbors:
- the LOC118938128 gene encoding zinc finger protein 664-like has translation MRSLSYSPSKEEEDITVNQEIESEAVTVKEEEDAFSLKEEEDVTVKGEEDAVYGVKEEMTVTSKKEEGEEEEPGYLGPVSQTHLKASNGSNEEFSHKMVLRNRSLINTREIWDYRGSSGKPQQPHDAEEAEKSLSRSELLKKHQQRPTGKIIHRSDYGKRSTSSAGIKIHQRIHTVEKPYCCTQCGKRVDTSSHLIVHQRTHTGEKPYSCDQCGKSFIQLSNLISHQRIHTGEKPYSCNQCGKSFTQLRSLISHQRTHTGEKPYSCDECGRSFAHSTSLISHQRTHTGEKPFICDQCGKSFTQLRSLISHQRTHTGEKSFKPYSCDECGKSFTQPYGLISHQRTHTGEKSYSCTQCGKFFFTSSLLKTHQRRHTGEKSYSCTVCGKNFVQSGELKIHLRKHRRETL, from the exons ATGCggtcactaagctactctccttCTAAAGAGGAGGAAGATATCACAGTAAATCAAGAAATAGAGAGTGAGGccgttactgtgaaagaagaggaagacgcgttcagcttgaaagaggaggaggatgttacagtaaaaggagaggaggatgcagtTTATGGCGTGAAAGAGGAGATGACTGTTACATCGaaaaaggaggagggagaagaggaggaacctggatatctgggcccggtttcccaaacgcaTCTTAAGGCATCCAATGGTTCTAACGAAGAATTTAGCCATAAGATGGTTTTGAGAAACCGTTCCTtgattaacacta gagagatatgggactatcgtggatcctctgggaaacctcaacaacctcatgatgctgaagaggcagagaagagtctctccagatcagaactcctcaagaaacaccagcagagacccacagggaagaTAATTCACCGCTCTGACTATGGGAAGAGATCCACCTCATCAGCAGGcattaaaattcatcagagaatcCACACAGTAGAGAAACCTTAttgctgtactcaatgtgggaagcgTGTTGATACATCTAGCCATCTTATTGTACaccaaagaacacacacaggagagaaaccttatagctgtgatcaatgtgggaagagttttattcAGCTAAGcaacctgatatcacaccagagaatacacactggagagaaaccttatagctgtaatcaatgtgggaagagttttactcagctaaGAAGCCtaatatcacaccagagaacacacacaggcgagaaaccatatagctgtgatgaatgtgggaggagttttgcTCATTCAACcagcctgatatcacaccagagaacacacacaggagagaaaccttttatctgtgatcaatgtgggaagagttttactcagctaaGAAGCCtaatatcacaccagagaacacacacaggagagaaatcattTAAACCATATAGCTGTGatgaatgtgggaagagtttcactcAGCCATATggcctgatatcacaccagagaacacacacaggagagaaatcctatagctgtactcaatgtgggaagttTTTTTTTACGTCTAGCCTTCTGAAGACACACCAGAgaagacacacaggagagaaatcttatagctgtactgtatgtggGAAGAATTTTGTTCAATCTGGGGAACTGAAGATTCATCTGAGaaaacacaggagagaaaccttatag
- the LOC118938116 gene encoding zinc finger protein 883-like isoform X1: MRSPSYSPNEEKDITVKQEVESGAFTVKEEEDAFRVKDEEDITVKQEVESGAFTVKEEEDAFRVKEEDGVTVKGEHVVYGVKEEGEEMTVTSKEEERGYLVPVSQTHLKASNGSNDELNRKMVLRNRSLINTRERRDYRGSSGEPQQPHDAEETEKSLSRSEHLNKHPQRPTRKRTHCCSDCGKIFTSSGIKIHQRTHTGEKSYSCGQCWRSFTTLISLKVHQRTHTREKRYSCDHCGKSFVYACHLTQHQRTHTGEKPYSCDQCGKRFATSGHLTLHQRTHTGEKPYSCGQCGRRFATSGHLTLHQRTHTGEKPYSCGQCGRSFCRSGDLTVHKRIHTGEKPYSCDQCGKSFTSSGNLTRHQRTHTGENSYSYGQCCRSFTTLISLKVHQRTHPGEKPYSCDQCGKSFVYACHLTIHQRTHTGEKSYSCDQCGKSFVSSSHLNIHQRTHTGEKSYSCGQCGRSFSRSGDLTVHKRIHTGEKPYSCDQCGKRFATSGYLTLHQRTHTGEKPYSCGQCGRSFSRSGDLTVHKRTHTGEKSYSCDQCGKSFTSSGNLTRHQRTHTGEKSYRSFTTLISMKVHQRTHTGEKSYSCDQCGKSFSRSGDLTQHQRTHRIEIS, translated from the exons atgcGGTCACCAAGCTACTCTCCTAATGAAGAGAAGgatatcacagtaaaacaagaagtagagaGTGGGGCctttactgtgaaagaagaggaggacgcgttcagagtgaaagacgaGGAAgatatcacagtaaaacaagaagtagagaGTGGGGCctttactgtgaaagaagaggaggacgcgttcagagtgaaagaggaggatggtgtTACAGTGAAAGGAGAGCATGTAGTTTATGGCgtgaaagaggagggggaggagatgacTGTAACATCGAAAGAGGAGGAACGTGGATATCTGGTTCCGGTTTCCCAAACGCATCTTAAGGCGTCcaatggttctaacgatgaactcAACCGTAAGATGGTTTTGAGAAACCGTTccctgattaacacta gagagagacgtgactatcgtggatcctctggggagccgcaacaacctcatgatgctgaggagacagagaagagtctctccagatcagaacacctcaatAAACACCCGCAGAGACCCACAAGGAAGAgaactcactgctgctctgactgtgggaagataTTCACATCATCAGGcattaaaattcatcagagaacacacacaggagagaaatcttatagctgtggtcaatgttgGAGGAGTTTTACAACATTAATCTCTCTGaaagtacaccagagaacacacacaagagagaaacgttatagctgtgatcattgtgggaagagttttgtttatGCTTGCCAtctgactcaacaccagagaacacacacaggagagaaaccttatagctgtgatcaatgtgggaagagatttgctacatctggccacctgactctacaccagagaacacacacaggagagaaaccttatagctgtggtcaatgtgggaggagatttgctacatctggccacctgactctacaccagagaacacacactggagagaaaccttatagctgtggtcaatgtgggaggagtttttgTCGATCTGGAGATCTGACAGTgcacaagagaatacacacaggagagaaaccttatagctgtgatcaatgtgggaagagttttacttcaTCTGGCAATCTGACtcgacaccagagaacacacacaggagagaactcTTATAGCTATGGTCAATGTTGTAGGAGTTTTACAACATTAATCTCTCTGaaagtacaccagagaacacacccaggagagaaaccttatagctgtgatcaatgtgggaagagttttgtttatGCTTGCCATctgactatacaccagagaacacacacaggagagaaatcttatagctgtgatcaatgtgggaagagttttgtttcaTCTAGCCATCTGaatatacaccagagaacacacacaggagagaaatcttatagctgtggtcaatgtgggaggagttttagtcgatctggagatctgacagtgcacaagagaatacacacaggagagaaaccttatagctgtgatcaatgtgggaagagatttgctacatctggctacctgactctacaccagagaacacacacaggagagaaaccttatagctgtggtcaatgtgggaggagttttagtCGCTCTGGAGATCTGACAGTgcacaagagaacacacacaggagagaaatcttatagctgtgatcaatgtgggaagagttttacttcaTCTGGCAATCTGACtcgacaccagagaacacacacaggagagaaatcttataggaGTTTTACAACATTAATCTCTATGaaagtacaccagagaacacacacaggagagaaatcttatagctgtgatcaatgtgggaagagttttagtcGATCTGGAGAtctgactcaacaccagagaacacacaggaTTGAAATCTCATAG
- the LOC118938116 gene encoding zinc finger protein 135-like isoform X2 translates to MSCNNNQSASSFITGERRDYRGSSGEPQQPHDAEETEKSLSRSEHLNKHPQRPTRKRTHCCSDCGKIFTSSGIKIHQRTHTGEKSYSCGQCWRSFTTLISLKVHQRTHTREKRYSCDHCGKSFVYACHLTQHQRTHTGEKPYSCDQCGKRFATSGHLTLHQRTHTGEKPYSCGQCGRRFATSGHLTLHQRTHTGEKPYSCGQCGRSFCRSGDLTVHKRIHTGEKPYSCDQCGKSFTSSGNLTRHQRTHTGENSYSYGQCCRSFTTLISLKVHQRTHPGEKPYSCDQCGKSFVYACHLTIHQRTHTGEKSYSCDQCGKSFVSSSHLNIHQRTHTGEKSYSCGQCGRSFSRSGDLTVHKRIHTGEKPYSCDQCGKRFATSGYLTLHQRTHTGEKPYSCGQCGRSFSRSGDLTVHKRTHTGEKSYSCDQCGKSFTSSGNLTRHQRTHTGEKSYRSFTTLISMKVHQRTHTGEKSYSCDQCGKSFSRSGDLTQHQRTHRIEIS, encoded by the exons ATGTcatgcaacaacaaccaaagtgcTTCTTCGTTCATTACAG gagagagacgtgactatcgtggatcctctggggagccgcaacaacctcatgatgctgaggagacagagaagagtctctccagatcagaacacctcaatAAACACCCGCAGAGACCCACAAGGAAGAgaactcactgctgctctgactgtgggaagataTTCACATCATCAGGcattaaaattcatcagagaacacacacaggagagaaatcttatagctgtggtcaatgttgGAGGAGTTTTACAACATTAATCTCTCTGaaagtacaccagagaacacacacaagagagaaacgttatagctgtgatcattgtgggaagagttttgtttatGCTTGCCAtctgactcaacaccagagaacacacacaggagagaaaccttatagctgtgatcaatgtgggaagagatttgctacatctggccacctgactctacaccagagaacacacacaggagagaaaccttatagctgtggtcaatgtgggaggagatttgctacatctggccacctgactctacaccagagaacacacactggagagaaaccttatagctgtggtcaatgtgggaggagtttttgTCGATCTGGAGATCTGACAGTgcacaagagaatacacacaggagagaaaccttatagctgtgatcaatgtgggaagagttttacttcaTCTGGCAATCTGACtcgacaccagagaacacacacaggagagaactcTTATAGCTATGGTCAATGTTGTAGGAGTTTTACAACATTAATCTCTCTGaaagtacaccagagaacacacccaggagagaaaccttatagctgtgatcaatgtgggaagagttttgtttatGCTTGCCATctgactatacaccagagaacacacacaggagagaaatcttatagctgtgatcaatgtgggaagagttttgtttcaTCTAGCCATCTGaatatacaccagagaacacacacaggagagaaatcttatagctgtggtcaatgtgggaggagttttagtcgatctggagatctgacagtgcacaagagaatacacacaggagagaaaccttatagctgtgatcaatgtgggaagagatttgctacatctggctacctgactctacaccagagaacacacacaggagagaaaccttatagctgtggtcaatgtgggaggagttttagtCGCTCTGGAGATCTGACAGTgcacaagagaacacacacaggagagaaatcttatagctgtgatcaatgtgggaagagttttacttcaTCTGGCAATCTGACtcgacaccagagaacacacacaggagagaaatcttataggaGTTTTACAACATTAATCTCTATGaaagtacaccagagaacacacacaggagagaaatcttatagctgtgatcaatgtgggaagagttttagtcGATCTGGAGAtctgactcaacaccagagaacacacaggaTTGAAATCTCATAG
- the LOC118938123 gene encoding zinc finger protein 664-like isoform X1, protein MMKKRWSACWMEKDALVEEEAVTIQKQVEVEAVIAKEEKEVSVKEEEDSFRVKVKEVEGEVTVSSKNVEEEETGYLGPVSQAHLKASDGSNDERALINTRERRFCRGSSGGSEQPHDAEEAEKRLSTSKHFKKHQKRPTGKKSHCCSDCGKGCKSSSELKIHQRKHTGEKPYSCGQCGRSFSASSYLTVHQRTHTGEKPFSCDQCGRSFTASSNLMRHQRTHTGEKCFNCDQCGRSFTTSSGLTVHQRTHTGEKPYSCGQCVRSFTTSSGLTVHQRKHTGEKPYSCDQCGRSFPTSSILTVHQRKHTGEKPYSCDQCGQSFTTSSGLTVHQRTHTGEKPYSCVQCGRSFTTSSGLTVHQRKHTGEKPYSCDQCGRSFTRSSSLTVHQRTHTGEKPYSCVQCGRSFSKSSGLTVHQRKHTGEKPYSCDQCGQSFTRSSGLTVHQRKHTGEKPFSCDQCDKRYSDKRPLIKHKKIHEEVVSGNQ, encoded by the exons ATGATGAAGAAGAGGTGGTCTGCCTGCTGGATGGAGAAAGACGCTCTCgtggaagaggaggctgttacaatacaaaaacaagtagaggttGAGGCTGTTATCGcgaaagaagagaaagaggtcTCAGTTAAAGAAGAGGAAGACTCGTTCAGAGTCAAAGTGAAAGAAGTGGAGGGGGAGGTGACTGTGTCATCGAAAAATGTAGAAGAGGAGGaaactggatatctgggcccggtttcccaagcGCATCTTAAGGCGTCCgatggttctaacgatgaacgggccctgattaacacta gagagagacgtttctgtcgtggatcctctgggggttctgaacaacctcatgatgctgaagAGGCAGAGAAGAGACTCTCCACCTCAAAACACTTCAAGAAACACCAGAagagacccacagggaagaaatctcattgctgctctgactgtgggaaaggttgcaaatcttcatcagaacttaaaatacaccagagaaaacacacaggagagaaaccttacagctgtggtcaatgtgggaggagtttttcTGCATCTAGCTATCTGacagtacaccagagaacacacacaggagagaaaccttttagctgtgatcaatgtgggaggagttttactGCATCAAGCAATCTGATgagacaccagagaacacacacaggagagaaatgttttaactgtgatcaatgtgggaggagttttactacatctagcgGTCTGAcggtacaccagagaacacacacaggagagaaaccttatagctgtggtcaatgtgtgaggagttttactacatctagcggtctgacagtacaccagagaaaacacacaggagagaaaccttatagctgtgatcaatgtgggaggagttttccTACATCTAGCATTCTGACAGTacaccagagaaaacacacaggagagaaaccttatagctgtgatcaatgtgggcaGAGTTTTACAACATCTAGCGGTCTGacagtacaccagagaacacacacgggagagaaaccgTATAGCTGTGttcaatgtgggaggagttttactacatctagtGGTCTTACAGTacaccagagaaaacacacaggagagaaaccttatagctgtgatcaatgtgggcgGAGTTTTACTAGATCTAGCAGTCTGacagtacaccagagaacacacacaggagagaaaccttatagctgtgttcaatgtgggaggagttttagtAAATCTAGCGGTCTTACAGTacaccagagaaaacacacaggagagaaaccttatagctgtgatcaatgtgggcaGAGTTTTACTAGATCTAGCGGTCTGACAGTacaccagagaaaacacacaggagagaaaccttttagctgtgatcaatgtgacaagagatactctgataaaagaCCTCTGATCAAACATAAGAAAATACATGAAGAAGTTGTTTCAGGAAATCAATga